One Pyrus communis chromosome 13, drPyrComm1.1, whole genome shotgun sequence genomic window carries:
- the LOC137712376 gene encoding E3 ubiquitin-protein ligase SGR9, amyloplastic-like produces MSIYTLVSQRRNPYINQPQLPPDVLPINFKFYKLLAHVGSLINEDGIDLASVIVIQPTLVTQETINVDRTTLLSDSTRALVGDVLSSMLVPEHEHPAITEEVFHKLAGLSSSNLGNANNTTMLPIFVGIIDANLLMHSGGSDPITSLANWVAMSSMQTYEARPIPADESSIENLEKVIFGEEGTREQQQTSCVICMEDFEDGVQVSRLPCLHFYHEDCIGQWLKTSCLCPLCRYPMPHA; encoded by the coding sequence ATGTCGATATACACCCTAGTCAGCCAAAGAAGAAACCCCTACATTAACCAACCCCAGCTTCCACCAGATGTGCTTCCGATCAACTTTAAATTTTACAAGTTACTCGCACACGTAGGATCTTTGATTAATGAAGATGGTATTGATCTTGCTTCAGTAATAGTTATACAACCAACCCTTGTAACGCAAGAAACCATTAATGTCGATCGTACTACGCTATTGTCTGATTCTACTAGAGCGCTCGTGGGTGACGTGCTTTCCAGCATGCTCGTTCCTGAACACGAACATCCAGCAATTACTGAAGAAGTATTCCACAAACTTGCTGGATTATCGAGTTCGAACTTGGGCAATGCTAACAACACTACCATGCTGCCTATTTTTGTGGGCATAATTGATGCGAATTTGCTGATGCACTCTGGTGGTAGTGATCCCATTACCTCGCTGGCCAATTGGGTTGCGATGTCATCGATGCAAACGTACGAGGCCAGACCTATTCCTGCAGACGAATCGTCCattgagaatttggagaaagtgATATTTGGTGAAGAAGGTACGAGAGAGCAGCAGCAAACATCGTGTGTTATTTGCATGGAGGACTTTGAGGATGGTGTTCAAGTTAGTCGCTTGCCTTGCTTGCACTTTTATCATGAAGATTGTATTGGTCAGTGGTTGAAGACTAGTTGCTTGTGTCCCTTGTGCCGATACCCAATGCCTCATGCTTAA
- the LOC137712377 gene encoding tRNase Z TRZ1-like: MYCMFAGEEFSMRRDLNVKAFRTYHGIPSQGYVVYSVKQKLKQEYICLSGNEIKTLESSGVEITKTFTEPQVAFTGDTTSDFITDSSNIDVLKAKSLVVASTFLDDLVKVEHARDYGHIHLSEIISHAVKFENRAILLIHFSARYTVQEIEQAVSALPPPLAGRVFALTEGI; this comes from the exons ATGTACTGTATGTTTGCAGGAGAAGAATTCTCTATGAGAAGGGATCTCAACGTAAAAGCCTTTAGGACTTACCATGGAATACCAAGTCAG GGCTATGTAGTATATTCcgtaaaacaaaaacttaagcAGGAGTACATTTGCCTTTCTGGGAATGAAATTAAAACCTTAGAATCATCAGGTGTTGAG ATTACAAAAACTTTTACAGAACCTCAAGTTGCTTTTACAGGAGATACCACGTCGGACTTCATAACTGACAGTAGTAATATTGATGTGCTGAAGGCAAAGAGTCTCGTTGTGGCG AGCACGTTCTTAGATGACTTGGTTAAAGTGGAGCATGCCAGAGACTACGGACACATACATCTATCTGAG ATTATTAGTCATGCAGTGAAGTTTGAAAACCGAGCAATTCTTCTTATTCACTTTTCCGCTCGGTACACAGTACAG GAAATTGAACAAGCTGTATCAGCATTGCCGCCTCCTTTAGCAGGCCGAGTTTTTGCGCTTACAGAAGGTATTTGA
- the LOC137712555 gene encoding ubiquitin-conjugating enzyme E2 2 has translation MSTPARKRLMRDFKRLQQDPPAGISGAPHDNNIMLWNAVIFGPDDTPWDGGTFKLTLQFTEDYPNKPPTVRFVSRMFHPNIYADGSICLDILQNQWSPIYDVAAILTSIQSLLCDPNPNSPANSEAARMFSENKREYNRRVREIVEQSWTAD, from the exons ATGTCGACTCCTGCAAGGAAGAGGCTGATGAGAGACTTCAAGAGGCTGCAACAGGACCCGCCTGCAGGGATTAGTGGGGCTCCCCATGATAACAATATAATGCTGTGGAATGCTGTTATATTTGG TCCGGATGATACTCCTTGGGATGGAG GCACGTTTAAGTTGACTCTTCAGTTTACCGAGGATTATCCGAACAAACCACCAACAGTCCGATTTGTTTCTAGAATGTTTCATCCAAATA TTTACGCGGATGGAAGTATTTGTTTGGACATTTTACAGAATCAATGGAGTCCTATATATGACGTGGCAGCTATCCTCACGTCTATCCAG TCGCTACTATGTGATCCGAACCCAAACTCTCCTGCAAATTCAGAAGCTGCTCGCATGTTTAGCGAGAACAAGCGTGAGTACAACCGAAGAGTGAGGGAAATCGTGGAACAGAGTTGGACAGCAGACTAA
- the LOC137713223 gene encoding uncharacterized protein: MSLLEVIARASAKSQTQSAPSDYPIVLDPEPIFENLKPKFDDPNASAAAIPIEGWKISQTDSELIDSGKKFFTKLQKKLKNPTNFTKVEFLGILNPFLENIWEKKKAGESIGVDSSNDGYSRVLIEKVGNLIGKDVAGLVLDSCVVLEIWDLVGALIANGVFPNSCYQHLVPKLVAKRRSELLCLCVKHASDLGSSELLLILKYILDPPKDSYASSMDVRKEWESRALAAAQKAGDQSLSDKKLRVAKDVAVLLMVAYDGFSSAELCLHYLLASKNLDEVMFSAAISKLSGKEMKSLLRYLGKWLKKYERFPQASTASGLKACDWVPKLEDVAKCIGLVLDENYSALVLHPEFHEELRSINEVVSSLTLEARPCCSVANVAGKLMAEI, encoded by the coding sequence ATGTCGTTGCTCGAAGTCATTGCGAGAGCCTCGGCCAAATCCCAAACCCAATCCGCCCCATCAGACTACCCCATCGTTCTTGACCCGGAACCCATTTTTGAGAATTTGAAACCCAAATTCGACGATCCAAATGCCTCGGCAGCTGCAATCCCAATCGAAGGATGGAAAATCTCACAAACCGACTCCGAGCTCATCGATTCGGGCAAGAAGTTCTTCACCAAGCTCCAAAAGAAACTCAAAAACCCGACCAATTTCACCAAAGTTGAGTTCTTGGGAATCCTAAATCCGTTTCTCGAGAACATTTGGGAGAAAAAGAAAGCTGGGGAATCGATCGGGGTCGATTCGTCGAATGATGGGTATTCCCGGGTTTTGATTGAGAAAGTTGGGAATTTGATTGGCAAGGATGTTGCTGGTTTGGTTTTGGATTCCTGTGTTGTTTTGGAGATTTGGGATTTGGTAGGTGCTTTGATTGCAAATGGGGTTTTCCCCAATTCTTGTTATCAGCATTTGGTTCCGAAACTCGTTGCGAAGAGGAGGTCGGAACTGCTTTGTCTTTGTGTTAAGCATGCTTCTGATCTCGGGTCATCGGAGTTGCTGCTGATCTTGAAGTACATCCTTGATCCGCCTAAAGACAGTTATGCAAGCTCCATGGATGTGAGGAAGGAATGGGAGAGCCGGGCATTGGCCGCGGCTCAGAAGGCTGGAGATCAGAGTCTCTCAGACAAGAAATTAAGAGTTGCGAAAGATGTCGCAGTTTTGCTCATGGTAGCGTATGATGGGTTCTCTTCTGCAGAACTCTGCCTGCATTATCTGTTGGCTTCGAAGAACCTCGATGAGGTGATGTTTTCGGCCGCGATTAGTAAGCTGAGTGGGAAGGAGATGAAGAGCTTGCTGCGGTATTTGGGTAAATGGCTGAAGAAGTATGAGAGGTTTCCTCAGGCATCAACAGCGTCGGGTTTGAAGGCTTGTGATTGGGTTCCTAAGCTCGAAGATGTTGCGAAATGTATTGGGTTGGTGCTGGACGAGAATTATTCTGCATTGGTGTTGCATCCGGAGTTTCACGAAGAGCTGAGATCGATAAACGAAGTGGTTTCTTCCTTGACCTTGGAAGCAAGGCCTTGCTGTTCTGTGGCCAATGTAGCTGGTAAATTGATGGCGGAAATTTGA
- the LOC137713512 gene encoding F-box protein SKIP23-like has translation MLVDLAHNPLPLDFPWLMLPDHHRHHHHDVHDGAEAYENQNLKCFFSLYTHQTHCLELPEAFEKTVCGSSSGWLILRDETTSLVTLLNPLNRAQIALPQLSSSPFYDQDPSRVLHKAVLSSDPSRDPFDYKVLAIFGEKRRLICYKARDKTWTVLQDAGNNYEDIILFNGEELLATTEIGKLVSCNLDDDGCFSPSVDEIAPPFTFKGGKVYLVGIGGELVMLIRFVQDNPRYGHETYDFEAYRYDQFDSEWEPINVLGEWTIFVGHNHTTAIKAQDFKGLIKPNCIYFTDDSVDMEDSLMVGHDSGVFSMEDRKIEPLGCELSGFMYVWPRPVWFMPSMA, from the coding sequence ATGTTGGTCGACCTTGCCCACAATCCTCTCCCTCTCGACTTCCCATGGCTCATGCTTCCCGACCACCACCGTCACCACCACCACGACGTTCATGACGGCGCTGAAGCTTACGAAAACCAAAACCTGAAGTGTTTCTTCAGCCTTTACACCCACCAAACCCACTGTCTCGAACTGCCCGAGGCTTTCGAAAAGACTGTATGTGGCTCGTCATCGGGGTGGCTAATCTTGCGTGATGAAACCACGTCGTTGGTCACCCTCCTCAACCCTCTCAACCGCGCCCAAATCGCTCTCCCACAGCTCTCCTCCTCTCCGTTTTACGATCAAGACCCTTCACGTGTTCTTCACAAAGCTGTGCTATCCTCAGACCCTTCTCGCGATCCGTTTGATTACAAAGTGTTGGCGATTTTCGGAGAGAAGCGAAGGCTCATATGCTACAAAGCGAGGGACAAGACATGGACAGTGCTACAAGATGCGGGGAATAACTATGAAGACATTATTTTGTTTAACGGGGAGGAGTTGCTTGCCACTACTGAGATTGGAAAGCTCGTTTCGTGCAATCTTGATGACGATGGCTGTTTTTCGCCGAGCGTTGATGAAATCGCTCCCCCTTTTACCTTCAAAGGAGGCAAAGTCTATCTTGTCGGCATTGGCGGAGAGCTCGTGATGCTGATAAGATTTGTGCAGGACAACCCTCGTTACGGCCATGAGACTTACGACTTTGAGGCTTACAGGTATGATCAGTTTGATAGCGAATGGGAACCCATCAATGTCTTAGGGGAGTGGACAATTTTCGTGGGGCATAACCACACTACCGCCATTAAAGCTCAAGATTTCAAGGGGCTAATAAAACCCAACTGTATCTATTTCACTGACGATAGTGTGGACATGGAAGATAGCTTGATGGTTGGCCACGATTCGGGAGTATTTAGCATGGAAGACAGAAAAATTGAGCCGCTCGGATGTGAATTGAGTGGATTCATGTATGTTTGGCCGCGTCCGGTCTGGTTTATGCCTAGCATGGCTTGA
- the LOC137713572 gene encoding probable aldehyde dehydrogenase, which yields MNRILVSRELRARAPRTALSWFSSLNLSRSIHGVPFATVEVEEISGSQPAEVLNLVQGKWKNTDRWNTILDPLNGEPFIRVCEVDETGIQPFVESLSKCPKHGLHNPFKAPERYLMLGDISAKAGHMLSLPKVSDFFTRLIQRVAPKSYQQASGEVYVTQKFLENFSADQVRFLARSFGVPGNHLGQQSHGFRWPYGPVAIITPFNFPLEIPVLQLMGALYMGNKPVLKVDSKVCIVMEQMMRLLHYCGLPTEDVDFINSDGKTMNKLLLEGNPRMTLFTGSSRVADKLAGDLKGRVKLEDAGFDWKILGPDVQEEDYVAWVCDQDAYACSGQKCSAQSMLFMHENWSKTSILSKMKDLAERRNLEDLTIGPVLTFTTEAMLEHKNKLLQIPGSKLLFGGEPLTDHSIPPVYGAIKPTAVYVPLEEILKEKNYELVTREIFGPFQIVTDYKNDQLPLVLDALERMHAHLTAAVVSNDPLFLQEVIGNTVNGTTYAGLRARTTGAPQNHWFGPAGDPRGAGIGTPEAIKLVWSCHREIIYDVGPLPKQWQTPPST from the exons ATGAACAGGATTCTGGTTTCAAGAGAACTCAGAGCCAGAGCCCCGCGAACTGCCTTGAGCTGGTTCAGTTCACTCAACCTCTCAAG ATCTATTCACGGGGTACCCTTTGCAACTGTTGAAGTGGAAGAGATATCGGGATCACAGCCTGCTGAAGTTCTCAACTTGG TGCAGGGTAAATGGAAGAACACTGATAGATGGAACACAATTTTGGATCCTTTAAATGGGGAGCCATTCATTAGAGTCTGTGAAGTTGATGAAACAGGAATTCAG CCATTCGTGGAGAGCTTGTCCAAGTGCCCGAAACATGGTCTTCACAATCCGTTCAAAGCACCAGAGAG GTATCTTATGTTGGGGGACATATCTGCAAAGGCAGGTCACATGCTTTCCTTGCCAAAG GTTTCTGATTTCTTCACAAGATTAATACAAAGGGTTGCTCCAAAGAGTTACCAGCAGGCTTCCGGTGAAGTTTATGTTACTCAAAAATTTCTGGAGAATTTCTCTGCTGATCAG GTCCGCTTCCTTGCAAGGTCTTTCGGGGTGCCTGGAAATCATCTTGGACAGCAAAGTCATGGTTTCCGTTGGCCTTATGGTCCT GTTGCAATCATTACTCCCTTTAATTTTCCACTGGAAATTCCCGTACTTCAGTTGATGGGTGCACTTTATATGGGTAACAAACCAGTCCTCAAAGTCGATAGCAAG GTATGCATTGTCATGGAGCAAATGATGAGGCTGCTTCATTACTGTGGGCTACCGACAGAGGATGTTGACTTCATAAATTCTGATGGGAAGACAATGAACAAGCTACTATTGGAG GGCAATCCACGAATGACCCTTTTCACGGGTAGCTCAAGAGTGGCAGATAAGTTGGCTGGTGACCTGAAGGGTCGTGTTAAGTTGGAAGATGCAGGATTTGACTGGAAGATCTTAGGGCCTGACGTTCAGGAG GAAGACTACGTTGCATGGGTCTGTGATCAGGATGCATATGCGTGCAGTGGTCAGAAATGCTCTGCGCAATCGATGCTCTTCATGCATGAG AACTGGTCTAAGACGTCAATTCTATCCAAAATGAAAGATCTGGCTGAGAGAAGGAATTTAGAAGACTTAACGATCGGCCCTGTCCTTACA TTCACGACTGAAGCAATGCTAGAACACAAGAATAAATTGCTTCAGATACCAGGTTCAAAGCTACTCTTTGGGGGCGAACCTTTGACGGATCATTCCATTCCACCTGTATATGGTGCTATAAAACCTACAGCCGTTTATGTTCCACTTGAAGAAATACTGAAGGAAAAGAATTATGAACTCGTAACAAGAGAAATTTTTGGGCCATTTCAG ATTGTCACCGACTATAAGAACGATCAACTCCCACTGGTGTTGGATGCTCTAGAGAGGATGCATGCACATTTAACAGCTGCTGTCGTTTCAAACGATCCACTGTTTCTACAG GAAGTTATTGGGAACACGGTAAATGGAACTACTTATGCTGGACTGAGAGCAAGAACAACTGGAGCTCCACAGAATCACTG GTTTGGACCGGCTGGAGACCCGAGAGGAGCTGGCATTGGGACCCCAGAAGCAATAAAGCTGGTGTGGTCTTGCCATAGAGAGATCATTTATGATGTTGGTCCACTGCCAAAGCAATGGCAAACTCCACCTTCTACCTGA